GGCTCGCCGGGCAGCGTCGGATGAAAGAAACCGAAGCAGCGCCGGCCGGGACCAAGGCGGCGGCGCAGATCGTCCCATCCTTGAATTTCATGCACGGCTTCATGCGTGATCAGCTTTTCGAGGATGACGGCTGGCGTATTCCAATCGATCCGCCGCAATTCGAGAAAGCCGCGATTGAACCAGGACGAAAAGAGATGATGCAGATCGGATTCGAGCGGCTTCAGCTCCGGCTGTTCCTTGACCGCGCGGAGCAGGTCCTTGCGGATATCGATCAAAGTGGCCGTGCCGCCCGGCGCCATGTTCATCCGGCGCAGCAATTCCTGGCGCGGCGGTTCGGCGGCGGCCGTCAATTCCATCGCCAATTGCGAATTGGGGTTTTCGAGATAGGCCTTGGCCGCCGACATCAGGCGCGTCTCGTCGGGGCTGAAATGTCCCGCGACGAAGGAAAGGAAAGCCAGCCGGTCGGCTTCGTCGAGCGCCGCATAGGAGCTTTGAAGCTCGCGCGCGAGCGCCGCGCCGGACGCCTCGCCGCGCTCGGACACCAAAGCCTCGGCGAGACGGAATGTTCGCTCCAAGGGCGGAGTCTGGGGATTGGGAAGCCTGATGAGCTCGCGTCCGCGCTCACTCACAGTGGACCAGATGCGATCCAGCCACGACAAGCGTGCAGTTCCTTTAGTGCCCGCCATGAGAGCCTCTTAGGACCATAAGCATAGTATGTATTTGGAGCGCTATATGCTTAGCATCAACCCGTCACAGCCTTTTCTAGGCCGAATATATTGCCGCTTCACCGCGGCGATCTGTAGAAATCTGCGCATAAATTAAACAAGGGTGTAAGGGATGGAAAGCCGGACGAAAGGCGAGGCCGATGACCTCGCCCCGCATGAGAAGCCACGCACTTCCGTCCTGCCGGGTCCTCTGAACGGCGTCGTGATCCTGGATCTGTCGCGGGTTCTGGCTGGGCCTTATTGCACTTTGCTGCTGGCCGAGCTTGGGGCGAGAGTCATCAAGGTCGAGCCGCCCGAAGGCGACGATTCCCGCCGCTATGGGCCGTTCCGCAACGGTGCCTCGCTTTATTTCGCGGCGGTCAATCGCGGCAAGGAATCGATCGCGCTCGACCTTAAAGATGCGCAAGACCGTGCGATCCTCGACGAGCTCATGGGGCTCGCCGATGTGATCGTCGAAAATTTCCGCCCCGGCACGATGGAGAAGCTCGGCTTTGGCTGGGACGAGCTCCATAAGCGCCATCCGCATCTGATCTATGCGGCGACCTCCGGCTTCGGCCATACGGGCCCGTGGGCGCCCCGCCCCGCCTATGACATTATCGTGCAAGGCATGGGCGGCATCATCTCCGTCACCGGCCACAAGGATGCGGAACCGGCGCGCATCGGCATTTCGATCGGCGATCTTTCGGCTGGCCTCTATACCGCGATCGGCATCAATGCCGCGCTCTTCCATCGCGAGAAGACGGGCGAAGCGACCAAGATCGATATTTCCATGTTCGACTGCCAGCTCTCGCTCATGGAAAACCCCGCCATGCGTTTTCTCGCGACGCATGAGGTGCCGCAAAAGCTGGGCGGACGGCATGCCACCATCTCGCCTTTCGCGATCTTTCAAACGGCCGACGAGCCGATGATCATCGCGGCCGGAAACGACACGCTGTTTCGCAAGCTGGCGGCGGCCTTGAACCTGCACGGCCTTGCGGATGATCCGCGCTTTACGACCAATGCGCTTCGCTGCGCCAATTTCGACGAATTGAAAAGTGGAATTGAGAAGGCGCTGATCGCGTCACCTGCCGCCT
The Methyloferula stellata AR4 DNA segment above includes these coding regions:
- a CDS encoding CaiB/BaiF CoA transferase family protein, producing the protein MESRTKGEADDLAPHEKPRTSVLPGPLNGVVILDLSRVLAGPYCTLLLAELGARVIKVEPPEGDDSRRYGPFRNGASLYFAAVNRGKESIALDLKDAQDRAILDELMGLADVIVENFRPGTMEKLGFGWDELHKRHPHLIYAATSGFGHTGPWAPRPAYDIIVQGMGGIISVTGHKDAEPARIGISIGDLSAGLYTAIGINAALFHREKTGEATKIDISMFDCQLSLMENPAMRFLATHEVPQKLGGRHATISPFAIFQTADEPMIIAAGNDTLFRKLAAALNLHGLADDPRFTTNALRCANFDELKSGIEKALIASPAAYWIALLEKAGVPAGPINTIADALEHPQVEARHMIVKTEDPVTGTVEMIGNPIKIEPYASTESSVRAPAPELGADRAALLAELKQTARPR